AGCTGGCTCTCTACCTCTCACAGCAGGATATCGAAGCCATCACGGCGTCGCATTACTTCAGCGGCATTGATCCGCAACTGGCGCGGGTGGCCGAGATCAACGGTCGAGTCGTCGGATTTATCATCGGCGAGATCCGGAGCTGGGAGTTCGGTCAGCCACCCACGGGATGGATCACGGCGCTCACGGTGGATCGTGACGTGCAACGACAGGGGATCGGGCGCCGGTTGCTCGCCGAGGTGCTCGATTACTTTCGAGAGCGGGGAATCACTACCGTGCGCACCATGGTGGAATGGTCGGACGGGAGGATGCTGTCGTTTTTCACGGCGATGGGGTTTGATCGTGGCCCGTTCATCGAGCTGGAGAAGCGCATCGGTGTTTGATTTTTTCGGGAGGAATCTGCGTTATGGAGGGAAACGCCTTCGACTGGAGGGTCATCTGGCTCGGCATTCTCACGCTCGCCCTGATCGCCCACATGATCAAGGACGCGCGGGAATTCAAAAAGATCAAGCGGCTGGAAGAGGAAGTTGCGGCCTTGAAAAAACGGTGACGGCGGGAGTGTGAGAGATTCTCATCGGTGAAGGGCAAGAGGCGATGAGTTGCTTCGCTTCCGAAAGCGACGAGCGTTTTCGCCCGACAGCCAGGGTGAAGTCTGTTCACCAGGGGCGAAGCGTCACCTGTTCTGCGCACCGGTGAGGTGATCTCGCACGGACCACGTCGGAGTACTTTTGCGAGAGGGGAAAAGATGAGCGAAAAGATCAGGTCGTCACGTTCGTCGTTCGAGGGAGTTCTTCTCGCTGGAGTCCTCTTTCTCATCGCGATCGCGGCGATGGTATTGGCCGGGCGGCGATGGTTGCCGCCGCTGGCTTCGGAACATGGAGCCGGCATTGATCGGCTGATGGACTATTTGATGGTCAGCGTGGGGAGTCTCTTTATTCTCGGTCATCTCATCCTGGGGATTTTCATCTGGCGGTTCAGCCGACAGGATCGTGTGACCTATCGCCAGGCCAGCCCCCGCACGGAACGAATGTGGGCGCTCGTACCGGCTCTGGTGATGACGGTAGTGGCCGAAGGGGGCGTGCTCGTGATGGGATTACCCGTGTGGGGGAAGCTCTACGGTCGGGCGGCGCCGCCCGATGCCTTCACCGTCGAGGTTACCGGCGAGCAGTTTGCCTGGAACGTGCGCTATCCCGGACCGGATGGGCGATTCGGTCGAACCGATCCCTCGCTCATCGCGGATGACAATCCGTTGGGGATTGATCGGCGCGATCCGGCAGCGCGGGATGACATCGTTCACCTCGGGGTCGTTCATGTTCCCGTCAACCGACCGGTCCGCGTCCGACTGCGCTCCAAGGACACGTTGCATAGTTTCTTTATCCCTCACTTTCGATTGAAGCAGGACGCCGTGCCGGGAATGACCATCGAGGTGTGGTTTGTTCCCACTCAGGTGGGCGAATATGAAATCGCCTGTGCCGAACTCTGCGGGTTCGGTCATTTCCAGATGAGAGGGCTGTTGCGGGTGCTCTCGCCCGAACAGTTTTCCGAGTGGATGGCCCGCCAGCAGTGATCGCTTGCGAGAAGCGCAGCGGGCCACGGTCCGTGAACGGGCGATGCCCC
This genomic stretch from Blastocatellia bacterium harbors:
- a CDS encoding GNAT family N-acetyltransferase, with amino-acid sequence MGVRRQLARKRASVTVRTLTAEDIDDVIRIDARVTGDMKPEYWRRKLALYLSQQDIEAITASHYFSGIDPQLARVAEINGRVVGFIIGEIRSWEFGQPPTGWITALTVDRDVQRQGIGRRLLAEVLDYFRERGITTVRTMVEWSDGRMLSFFTAMGFDRGPFIELEKRIGV
- a CDS encoding cytochrome c oxidase subunit II transmembrane domain-containing protein, giving the protein MSEKIRSSRSSFEGVLLAGVLFLIAIAAMVLAGRRWLPPLASEHGAGIDRLMDYLMVSVGSLFILGHLILGIFIWRFSRQDRVTYRQASPRTERMWALVPALVMTVVAEGGVLVMGLPVWGKLYGRAAPPDAFTVEVTGEQFAWNVRYPGPDGRFGRTDPSLIADDNPLGIDRRDPAARDDIVHLGVVHVPVNRPVRVRLRSKDTLHSFFIPHFRLKQDAVPGMTIEVWFVPTQVGEYEIACAELCGFGHFQMRGLLRVLSPEQFSEWMARQQ